One region of Armigeres subalbatus isolate Guangzhou_Male chromosome 3, GZ_Asu_2, whole genome shotgun sequence genomic DNA includes:
- the LOC134219572 gene encoding required for meiotic nuclear division protein 1 homolog, whose amino-acid sequence MNCITRTVRIVINQSILITGRASILSMNRIFPVTRYASSSQRVMSKSLLQKRTPIISNTVGKQLQKISSSVINLHENIPPKKRPRRRREDEFTKLANGYLTVTAFATAKEYDLERLLAALKDQNLYEPKQFLSSEDNDVDPDVLHVIAKYKVGDESRDVYFFREGTVVLWNCTDLENNNILRFLKQFEEDPYEESTVLEESEAMLYNTIDSPARLKNNSFYVSTNDDAGLEKYTFSNAMSHSVKLGIWEAALERYIESMAYVTEDLKKGNKITISRPEMLRKTGELFAFRHLINLSSDLLDVPDFYWDREQLENLYQQTSSYFSINRRTRVMNEKLNHCVELADLISSNLNDKHHIRLEWMIIILIMVEVGFEILHYVDKFT is encoded by the exons ATGAATTGTATAACAAGGACAGTGCGAATCGTGATAAATCAATCGATTCTCATCACCGGTAGAGCATCGATATTATCAATGAACCGAATATTTCCGGTGACGCGTTACGCAAGCAGTTCGCAGAGGGTGATGTCCAAGTCGTTATTGCAGAAACGAACGCCCATAATCAGCAACACTGTTGGGAAGCAATTGCAGAAAATTTCATCATCTGTTATCAACCTGCACGAAAATATTCCGCCGAAGAAACGACCACGACGAAGGCGAGAAGACGAGTTTACTAAACTGGCCAACGGATACCTCACGGTGACAGCATTTGCAACAGCAAAAGAATACGACTTGGAGCGCCTGCTAGCCGCTCTGAAAGACCAGAACCTGTATGAGCCGAAGCAATTCCTGTCTAGCGAGGACAACGACGTGGATCCGGATGTTTTGCATGTCATCGCAAAATATAAAGTTGGTGATGAATCGCGCGATGTGTACTTCTTCCGTGAAGGTACCGTGGTGTTGTGGAACTGTACCGATCTGGAGAATAACAACATTCTGCGCTTTTTGAAGCAATTCGAAGAG GATCCATATGAAGAATCCACGGTTCTTGAGGAGAGTGAAGCGATGTTGTACAACACCATTGATAGTCCTGCTCGGTTGAAGAATAACAGCTTTTACGTTTCGACAAATGATGATGCCGGTTTAGAAAAGTACACGTTTTCGAATGCCATGTCCCATTCGGTGAAGCTCGGAATTTGGGAAGCTGCCTTGGAGCGATACATCGAATCGATGGCATACGTAACAGAGGACCTCAAGAAAGGGAATAAAATAACAATTTCCCGCCCTGAAATGCTGCGAAAAACGGGCGAATTGTTCGCATTCCGCCATTTGATAAATCTAAGTTCAGATCTTTTGGATGTGCCGGATTTCTACTGGGATCGCGAACAGTTGGAAAATCTATACCAACAGACAAGTTCGTACTTTAGCATAAATCGCCGGACACGGGTTATGAACGAGAAATTAAACCACTGTGTAGAGCTGGCGGATTTGATAAGTTCAAACCTAAACGACAAGCATCATATCCGACTGGAGTGGATGATAATTATCCTGATTATGGTTGAAGTGGGATTTGAGATTCTACATTATGTAGATAAGTTTACGTAA